One stretch of Pseudomonas fluorescens Q2-87 DNA includes these proteins:
- a CDS encoding acyl-CoA dehydrogenase, which produces MDFAYSPKVQELRERVTAFMDAYVYPAEAVFERQVAEGDRWQPTAIMEELKAKAKAEGLWNLFLPESELGAGLTNLEYAPLAEIMGRSLLGPEPFNCSAPDTGNMEVLVRYANEEQKQRWLEPLLRGEIRSAFAMTEPDVASSDATNMAARAERDGDEWVINGKKWWTSGACDPRCKILIFMGLSNPDAPRHAQHSMILVPVDTPGVKIVRPLPVFGYDDAPHGHAEVLFDNVRVPYENVLLGEGRGFEIAQGRLGPGRIHHCMRSIGMAERALELMCKRAVSRTAFGQPLARLGGNIDKIADSRMEIDMARLLTLKAAYMMDTVGNKVAKSEIAQIKVVAPNVALKVIDRAIQIHGGAGVSNDFPLAYMYAMQRTLRLADGPDEVHRAAIGKFEIGKYVPREMLRSGR; this is translated from the coding sequence ATGGATTTCGCGTATTCCCCCAAGGTTCAGGAACTGCGTGAACGCGTCACGGCGTTCATGGACGCCTACGTCTACCCGGCCGAAGCGGTGTTCGAACGCCAAGTGGCCGAAGGTGACCGCTGGCAACCCACCGCGATCATGGAAGAGCTCAAGGCCAAGGCGAAGGCTGAAGGCCTGTGGAATCTTTTCCTGCCTGAGTCGGAACTGGGCGCCGGCCTGACCAACCTGGAATACGCACCGCTGGCGGAAATCATGGGACGCTCGCTGCTGGGCCCTGAGCCGTTCAACTGCTCGGCACCGGACACCGGCAACATGGAAGTGCTGGTGCGCTACGCCAATGAAGAACAGAAGCAACGCTGGCTCGAGCCGCTGCTGCGCGGTGAGATCCGCTCGGCCTTCGCCATGACGGAGCCGGACGTTGCCTCCTCGGACGCCACCAACATGGCCGCCCGGGCCGAGCGTGATGGCGACGAGTGGGTGATAAACGGCAAGAAATGGTGGACCTCGGGGGCTTGTGACCCGCGCTGCAAGATCCTGATCTTCATGGGCCTGAGCAACCCCGATGCGCCGCGTCATGCGCAGCACTCGATGATCCTGGTGCCGGTGGACACTCCTGGGGTAAAAATCGTACGGCCGCTGCCGGTGTTCGGCTACGACGATGCGCCTCACGGCCATGCCGAAGTGCTGTTCGATAACGTGCGGGTGCCGTACGAAAACGTCCTGTTGGGTGAAGGACGCGGCTTTGAAATTGCTCAGGGTCGGCTTGGCCCGGGCCGGATCCATCACTGCATGCGCTCCATCGGCATGGCCGAGCGCGCACTGGAGTTGATGTGCAAGCGCGCCGTCAGCCGCACTGCGTTCGGCCAGCCATTGGCGCGCCTGGGCGGCAACATCGACAAGATTGCCGACTCGCGGATGGAAATCGACATGGCGCGCCTGCTGACCTTGAAGGCGGCGTACATGATGGACACGGTGGGCAATAAAGTGGCGAAGAGTGAAATCGCCCAGATCAAGGTCGTTGCGCCGAACGTGGCCCTGAAAGTCATCGACCGGGCGATCCAGATCCACGGTGGCGCCGGGGTTTCCAATGATTTCCCGCTGGCCTACATGTACGCCATGCAACGTACCCTGCGCCTGGCCGACGGCCCGGATGAAGTGCACCGCGCTGCAATCGGCAAGTTCGAGATCGGCAAGTACGTGCCCCGGGAGATGTTGCGTAGCGGGCGCTGA
- a CDS encoding isocitrate lyase/PEP mutase family protein yields MSRLSHQDLRRNFRQLLASKTCYHTASVFDPMSARIAADLGFEVGILGGSVASLQVLGAPDFALITLSEFTEQATRIGRVAQLPVIADADHGYGNALNVMRTIIELERAGIAALTIEDTLLPAQFGRKSTDLISVAEGVGKIRAALEARVDPEMAIVARTNAGILPVQEIISRTRQYERAGADGICMVGVQDFEHLERISENLTVPLMLVTYGNPQLRDDKRLAELGVRVTIDGHGAYFAAIKATYDSLREQRQIFTQASDLSATELTHTYTQPEDYIRWAEEYMSVKE; encoded by the coding sequence ATGTCCAGGCTTTCCCATCAAGATTTGCGTCGTAACTTTCGCCAGCTGCTGGCTTCCAAGACCTGTTACCACACAGCCTCGGTGTTTGACCCGATGTCGGCGCGCATCGCCGCCGACCTGGGCTTTGAAGTGGGAATCCTGGGAGGCTCGGTAGCATCCCTGCAAGTGCTGGGCGCACCGGATTTCGCCCTCATCACCCTCAGCGAGTTCACCGAGCAGGCCACCCGCATCGGCCGCGTCGCCCAACTGCCGGTGATTGCCGACGCCGATCATGGCTACGGTAACGCCCTGAACGTCATGCGCACCATCATCGAACTCGAACGCGCCGGCATAGCGGCGCTGACCATCGAAGACACGCTGTTGCCGGCCCAGTTCGGGCGCAAATCGACTGATTTGATCAGTGTCGCCGAAGGCGTCGGCAAGATCCGCGCCGCATTGGAAGCGCGCGTCGATCCGGAAATGGCGATCGTTGCCCGGACCAATGCGGGCATATTGCCGGTCCAAGAAATTATCAGCCGCACCCGACAGTATGAGCGGGCCGGGGCTGACGGGATTTGCATGGTGGGTGTGCAAGACTTCGAGCACCTGGAACGGATCAGCGAAAACCTGACGGTGCCGTTAATGCTCGTCACCTATGGCAACCCGCAGCTACGCGACGACAAGCGCCTGGCCGAACTGGGTGTGCGCGTTACCATCGACGGTCATGGCGCCTATTTCGCTGCCATCAAGGCTACCTACGACAGCCTGCGCGAACAGCGGCAGATCTTCACCCAGGCTTCGGACCTCAGCGCCACCGAACTGACCCACACCTACACCCAGCCTGAGGACTATATCCGTTGGGCAGAGGAGTACATGAGCGTCAAGGAGTAA
- a CDS encoding LysR family transcriptional regulator: protein MNLSKVDLNLFIVFDAIYTEANLTRAGQIVGITQPAVSNALARLRETFNDPLFVRTAQGMVPTPMAQNIIGPVRNALSLLRVSVQESRIFNPLQAVKTYRISMTDLTEGVILPPLFQRLRRLAPTVAIESFLSKRRETTKELAAGRLDFAVDAPLNTDPQVRHVKLMEDRYVCAMRKGHPLAGKEKISLDDYLAQTHVHISSRRNGLGYVDLALGKMGIQRKIALRSQHYLMASQVLQQTDMVMTVPERFARRHDLHAFVLPVNDVPPVETHLYWHESTDQDPANRWMREQMIELCQQVTAHEKKLDKIV from the coding sequence ATGAACCTGAGCAAGGTCGATCTCAACCTTTTCATTGTCTTCGATGCGATCTACACCGAAGCCAACCTGACCCGCGCCGGGCAGATTGTCGGCATCACTCAGCCGGCCGTGTCCAATGCCCTGGCCCGCCTGCGCGAGACATTCAACGACCCGCTCTTCGTGCGCACCGCCCAAGGCATGGTGCCTACGCCCATGGCCCAGAACATTATCGGCCCGGTGCGCAACGCCCTGTCGCTGCTGCGGGTGTCGGTGCAAGAAAGCCGGATCTTCAACCCTTTGCAGGCCGTCAAGACCTACCGCATCAGCATGACCGACCTCACCGAAGGCGTGATCCTGCCGCCGCTGTTCCAGCGCTTGCGTCGCCTGGCGCCGACCGTGGCTATCGAGAGTTTTCTGTCCAAGCGCCGCGAAACCACCAAGGAACTGGCGGCCGGTCGCCTGGACTTCGCCGTGGACGCCCCGCTCAACACCGACCCGCAGGTACGACATGTCAAGCTGATGGAAGACCGCTACGTGTGCGCCATGCGCAAGGGCCACCCTCTGGCGGGCAAGGAAAAGATCAGCCTCGATGACTATCTGGCCCAGACCCACGTGCATATTTCCAGCCGACGCAACGGCCTGGGCTACGTCGATCTGGCGCTGGGCAAGATGGGGATCCAGCGCAAGATCGCCCTGCGCTCCCAGCATTACTTGATGGCTTCCCAGGTGCTGCAGCAAACCGACATGGTCATGACCGTGCCCGAGCGTTTTGCCCGCCGTCACGATTTGCATGCCTTTGTGCTACCGGTCAACGACGTGCCGCCGGTTGAAACCCACTTGTACTGGCACGAAAGCACCGACCAGGACCCGGCCAACCGCTGGATGCGCGAGCAGATGATCGAGTTGTGCCAGCAGGTGACGGCTCATGAGAAGAAGCTGGATAAGATCGTGTAG
- a CDS encoding MerR family transcriptional regulator, whose translation MSSQTYSISDLARELDITTRAIRFYEEQGLLSPERRGQERIYSPRDKVSLKLILRGKRIGFSLAECRELIELYDPTSGNQKQLHSMLAKITERREQLEQQLLDIEQMKLELDTAEERCIQALEQTINGQEAIQ comes from the coding sequence ATGAGCAGCCAGACCTACAGCATCTCCGACCTCGCCCGCGAGCTGGATATCACCACCCGGGCCATTCGTTTCTATGAGGAACAGGGCCTGCTGAGTCCTGAACGACGGGGCCAGGAACGCATTTATTCGCCACGGGACAAAGTCAGCCTCAAGCTGATCCTGCGGGGTAAGCGCATCGGGTTTTCCTTGGCCGAGTGCCGCGAGCTGATCGAGCTCTACGACCCCACCAGCGGCAACCAGAAGCAGCTGCACAGCATGCTGGCGAAAATCACCGAGCGCCGGGAACAGCTCGAACAGCAACTGCTGGACATCGAACAAATGAAGCTGGAACTCGACACCGCCGAAGAACGCTGCATCCAGGCGCTGGAGCAGACGATCAACGGGCAGGAAGCCATCCAATAA